A single window of Penaeus chinensis breed Huanghai No. 1 chromosome 9, ASM1920278v2, whole genome shotgun sequence DNA harbors:
- the LOC125029147 gene encoding prisilkin-39-like — MKILITVLLVAFVAAEQKREAEPSYGLHYPHAYPYGVGLGSAYGLYPYGTHSFLSTRSHVLHKRDAEADPGYLLGGGLGLGSPYGYGLPYGLGQGYGYGYPLGHVSYHAAGHSIGKREAEPGFAPGLLSHGASYGYTPSLLYPGISHSYQYNRAFTPLIYG; from the exons ATGAAGATTCTG ATCACCGTGTTGTTGGTCGCCTTCGTGGCAGCAGAGCAGAAGCGCGAGGCTGAGCCTTCATACGGCCTCCACTACCCCCATGCCTACCCTTATGGTGTAGGCCTTGGCAGTGCCTACGGGCTCTACCCGTATggcactcactccttcctcagtACCCGCAGCCATGTCCTTCACAAGCGCGACGCCGAAGCCGACCCTGGCTACCTTTTGGGAGGAGGTCTTGGCCTTGGCAGCCCCTATGGCTATGGACTCCCTTATGGTCTTGGTCAGGGTTATGGCTATGGATATCCATTAGGTCACGTCTCCTACCACGCCGCCGGCCACTCTATCGGCAAGCGTGAGGCTGAACCTGGCTTCGCACCCGGTCTTCTTAGTCATGGAGCATCCTACGgctacaccccctctctcctctatccaggAATTTCCCATTCCTACCAATACAATCGCGCTTTTACTCCGCTTATCTACGGATAG